A genomic window from Armatimonadota bacterium includes:
- a CDS encoding Na+/H+ antiporter subunit D, with the protein MNLLPVLPLLIPLVTALACLLAWGRRSAQRSLGVAGAAALLGAAMALLRTVSRTGIVAVQIGNWPAPFGITLVADLFSAIMVTVTGVIALVVAVYSLAAMDARREVFGYYPLLHLLLLGVCGAFLTGDLFNLYVWFEVMLIASFVLLALGGERPQLEGAIKYVTLNLMSSALFLAAVGVLYGTAGTLNMADLAVKLRASAAPGLVTTLAVLFLVAFGVKAAIFPLFFWLPAAYHTPPVAVSAVFAGLLTKVGVYVMIRVFTLLFVQDVGYTHQIILVVSGLTMVTGVLGAVAQNEFRRVLSFHIISQIGYMILGLGLFTPAALAGSIFYIVHHIMVKTNLFLVSGAAYRLRGTFELKSLGGLYREAPALSILFLIPALSLAGMPPLSGFFAKLALVKAGMERGEYIIVAAALGVGLLTLFSMTKIWAEAFWKPGEASGAGAAPGSWAWIIGPITALALVTVVLGLVGQPFFALARRAAEQLLNPAAYIQAVLGGPPR; encoded by the coding sequence ATGAATCTGCTTCCGGTGCTGCCCCTGTTGATCCCTCTGGTGACCGCGCTGGCTTGCCTGCTGGCCTGGGGACGGCGGTCTGCGCAGCGCAGCCTGGGCGTGGCCGGTGCGGCCGCGCTGCTCGGCGCGGCGATGGCTCTGCTCCGCACGGTCTCCCGCACCGGGATTGTCGCCGTCCAGATAGGGAACTGGCCGGCGCCGTTTGGCATCACACTGGTGGCGGATCTGTTCAGCGCGATCATGGTCACGGTCACGGGGGTGATCGCCCTGGTCGTGGCCGTGTACTCGCTCGCCGCCATGGATGCGCGGCGCGAGGTCTTCGGCTACTACCCGCTGCTCCATCTGCTGCTACTGGGGGTGTGTGGCGCCTTCCTGACCGGAGACCTCTTCAACCTCTACGTCTGGTTCGAGGTCATGCTGATCGCCTCGTTCGTGCTGCTGGCGCTCGGCGGCGAACGGCCGCAACTGGAGGGGGCCATCAAGTACGTGACGCTGAACCTGATGTCCTCCGCGCTGTTCCTGGCCGCGGTCGGCGTCCTCTACGGCACGGCCGGAACGCTGAATATGGCCGACCTGGCGGTCAAACTTCGGGCGTCCGCGGCGCCCGGACTGGTCACGACCCTGGCGGTCCTCTTCCTCGTGGCCTTCGGTGTGAAGGCCGCGATCTTCCCGTTGTTCTTCTGGCTGCCCGCCGCCTACCACACGCCCCCGGTGGCCGTCTCGGCGGTCTTCGCCGGCTTGCTGACCAAGGTCGGCGTGTACGTGATGATCCGCGTCTTCACCCTGCTGTTCGTCCAGGACGTGGGATACACACACCAGATCATCCTCGTCGTCTCCGGTCTGACGATGGTCACGGGCGTTTTGGGCGCGGTGGCGCAGAACGAGTTCCGGCGCGTGCTCTCGTTTCACATCATCAGCCAGATCGGCTACATGATCCTCGGCCTGGGCCTGTTCACCCCGGCCGCCCTGGCCGGATCGATCTTCTACATCGTTCACCACATCATGGTGAAGACCAACCTCTTTCTGGTCAGCGGCGCGGCTTACCGGCTGCGCGGCACCTTCGAGTTGAAGTCGCTGGGGGGACTCTACCGCGAAGCGCCGGCGCTCAGTATCCTGTTCCTGATCCCCGCGCTTTCCCTGGCCGGGATGCCCCCGCTGTCCGGCTTCTTCGCCAAACTGGCCCTGGTCAAGGCCGGCATGGAGCGCGGCGAATACATCATCGTGGCCGCGGCCCTCGGCGTGGGACTGCTCACGCTGTTCTCGATGACAAAGATCTGGGCGGAGGCGTTCTGGAAGCCAGGAGAGGCCTCGGGCGCCGGCGCCGCGCCGGGAAGCTGGGCCTGGATCATCGGACCGATCACTGCGCTGGCCCTGGTCACGGTCGTCCTGGGACTGGTCGGACAGCCGTTCTTCGCCCTGGCCAGGCGGGCGGCCGAGCAGTTGCTGAATCCCGCCGCGTATATCCAGGCGGTACTCGGAGGGCCTCCCCGATGA
- a CDS encoding Na+/H+ antiporter subunit E has protein sequence MMLLWNIFLAAIWAAVTGQVTVLNLLVGFALGHLVLWVVQRAVGPTSSYFRKVRQVLGFAGFYLWELILANMRVAYDVVTPTHHMRPGTIAIPLDARTDVEIAMLANLITLTPGTLSLDVASDRRVLYIHAMYIDDVDRVRRRIKHGYERRVLEVLR, from the coding sequence ATGATGCTCCTCTGGAACATCTTTCTCGCCGCGATCTGGGCGGCGGTCACCGGTCAGGTCACGGTGCTCAACCTGCTCGTCGGGTTCGCCCTCGGGCACCTGGTCCTCTGGGTCGTGCAGCGGGCCGTCGGCCCCACCTCCTCATACTTCCGGAAGGTCCGCCAGGTGCTGGGGTTCGCGGGTTTCTACTTGTGGGAACTGATCCTGGCCAACATGCGCGTGGCCTACGATGTTGTCACGCCGACGCACCACATGCGCCCGGGCACGATCGCCATCCCGCTGGATGCCCGGACCGACGTGGAGATCGCGATGCTGGCGAATCTGATCACGCTGACACCAGGCACATTGAGCCTGGACGTCGCATCCGACCGGCGCGTTCTGTACATCCACGCCATGTACATCGACGACGTGGACCGCGTGCGCCGGCGGATCAAGCACGGCTACGAGCGCCGGGTGCTGGAGGTCCTGCGATGA
- a CDS encoding cation:proton antiporter translates to MTLVAFAMLSLALVLAFTRLARGPTLPDRVVALDLISALAVGIIGVYSIETNQRVLIEVAIVLALISFLGTVAFARYLERRARAE, encoded by the coding sequence ATGACCCTCGTCGCCTTCGCCATGCTGAGCCTGGCGCTGGTGCTGGCCTTCACCCGGCTGGCGCGCGGCCCGACGCTGCCCGATCGGGTCGTGGCGCTCGATCTGATTTCCGCCCTCGCCGTAGGCATCATCGGTGTCTATTCGATTGAGACAAACCAGCGTGTCCTGATCGAGGTGGCGATCGTCCTGGCCCTGATCTCGTTTCTGGGCACGGTCGCCTTTGCGCGCTATCTGGAGAGGCGGGCCCGTGCCGAGTAA
- the mnhG gene encoding monovalent cation/H(+) antiporter subunit G, which produces MPSNIVSTALMLIGAAFLLLAAVGVTRMPDLFTRMQTTTKAATLGVGCVILSVAVHFGDLGVMARAAAVIVFVLLTAPVAAHMIARAAYLVGVRQWEGTIVDELRGRYDLRTGTLRSPGVNRSDTDADD; this is translated from the coding sequence GTGCCGAGTAACATCGTCTCCACCGCGTTGATGCTCATCGGGGCGGCCTTTCTTCTTCTGGCCGCGGTGGGTGTCACCCGCATGCCCGATCTCTTCACCCGGATGCAGACCACCACCAAGGCGGCAACCCTGGGGGTGGGATGCGTCATTCTGTCGGTCGCCGTGCACTTCGGCGACCTCGGCGTGATGGCCCGGGCCGCGGCGGTGATCGTGTTCGTCCTGCTCACCGCGCCCGTGGCCGCTCACATGATTGCGCGGGCGGCCTACCTGGTCGGTGTGCGGCAGTGGGAAGGGACGATCGTCGATGAGCTGCGGGGACGCTACGATCTCCGGACGGGTACCCTGCGCAGTCCCGGGGTGAACAGGAGCGATACCGATGCGGACGATTGA
- a CDS encoding DUF502 domain-containing protein, translating to MRTIDDGLARFRRVRPGWGPTAPLLRRMLITGLLVTMPLAVTYLLLRWLFATLDGLLQPLARAFIGATIPGLGLVVGLVLILFIGAVASNVVGRRLLTLVDRLMLRIPLARPVYSATKQISDALLGDQRSTFRRVVLVEWPRHGAHTVGFVTGEDRAEDGTALVSVFIISAPNPTTGFLMLVPESEVVPTNLSVEDGMKLVLSGGIAGTLAEISRALIVRHRPQGASPHLPG from the coding sequence ATGCGGACGATTGACGACGGCCTGGCCCGGTTTCGGCGGGTCAGACCGGGGTGGGGGCCCACCGCGCCGCTGCTGCGCAGGATGCTGATCACCGGCCTGCTGGTGACGATGCCGCTGGCCGTGACCTACCTGTTGTTGCGCTGGCTCTTCGCCACGCTGGACGGCCTGCTTCAGCCCCTGGCCCGCGCCTTCATCGGGGCCACCATCCCGGGGCTCGGGCTCGTCGTCGGGCTGGTCCTCATCCTGTTCATCGGGGCGGTGGCGAGTAACGTCGTCGGTCGACGGCTGTTAACCCTTGTGGACCGACTGATGCTGCGCATCCCCCTGGCCCGGCCCGTGTACAGCGCCACGAAACAGATCTCGGACGCCCTACTCGGCGATCAGCGCTCCACATTTCGGCGCGTGGTCCTTGTGGAGTGGCCGAGGCACGGAGCGCATACCGTCGGTTTCGTCACGGGCGAAGATCGCGCGGAGGATGGGACCGCCCTGGTCAGTGTCTTCATCATCAGCGCGCCGAACCCGACCACCGGGTTCCTGATGCTGGTTCCCGAATCGGAGGTCGTGCCGACGAACCTTTCGGTGGAAGATGGGATGAAACTCGTTCTGTCCGGCGGCATTGCCGGGACGTTGGCCGAGATCTCCCGGGCACTGATCGTTCGACACCGGCCGCAGGGCGCATCGCCCCACCTTCCCGGGTGA
- a CDS encoding cation:proton antiporter, with protein sequence MIETVFFKDVVLVVVAALLGGAVATWLRQPLFVGYVIGGLLVNPFTPGPAVQDVATFQLFAQIGVILLMFTIGMEMTLRELTRAGPPALFGAPVMAVLTIGLAVAAGAALHWPLAQAAAVGIVIANSSSMVAAKLLLERGAVNSPHGHVVLGTTLMEDLLTVVLIVVLPILARGETGRLGATGLAVARAAAILIPFLFLANRVIPRLLARVARQRNTELFIIVAMAIAVGTAALSAGLGLSLALGAFLAGLVISESDEFTHEILTRVLPLRDLFSALFFVSVGTLIRPRDLLAAPWLLVLVVALILGGKFVLRLLTLRLFRLPLNMGALVSVHLAQTGEFTFVMAQVALTAGLLSQGLYQAVLAASLVSILVISFISDLAHRWIEVPTPRFPPPGEAEREAGRVLVCGFGRVGGTIGEALEAFRIPFTVIDLNPQVVEALRQRGIPVVYGDAAGEPVLRSAGAERAVLAVVATPDFERTRLAVRRLRQLNPTVPILARSTRPGQRPALIAAGASEVIQPEFEAAQTLIRHGLEQLGIPHEQIKEYMAEQRAAAELSAGRAPQLPLHHLLEATTVRIGPGFCADRSLRQARIRERTGVTVLTVRRADGDEVINPGPDVVLRPGDLVTIIGLPEQITLFERLNQEAD encoded by the coding sequence TTGATTGAGACTGTATTCTTCAAAGACGTGGTCCTGGTGGTCGTCGCCGCGCTGCTGGGCGGTGCCGTCGCCACCTGGCTACGCCAGCCGCTCTTCGTAGGCTATGTGATCGGCGGGCTGCTGGTGAACCCTTTTACACCAGGCCCGGCGGTCCAGGATGTCGCGACGTTTCAGCTGTTCGCGCAGATCGGCGTCATCCTCCTGATGTTCACGATCGGGATGGAGATGACGCTGCGCGAACTGACCCGGGCCGGTCCTCCGGCGCTCTTCGGCGCCCCCGTGATGGCTGTGCTGACCATCGGCCTCGCCGTGGCCGCGGGGGCGGCCCTGCACTGGCCCCTGGCGCAGGCCGCGGCGGTCGGGATCGTCATCGCCAACTCCAGCAGCATGGTGGCGGCCAAGCTGCTGCTGGAGCGGGGAGCGGTCAACTCTCCGCACGGCCACGTCGTCCTGGGCACGACCCTGATGGAAGACCTGCTCACCGTGGTGCTGATCGTCGTGCTGCCGATCCTGGCCCGCGGCGAGACCGGCCGCCTGGGCGCCACGGGTCTCGCCGTCGCGCGCGCCGCCGCGATCCTCATCCCGTTTCTGTTCCTGGCCAACCGGGTGATTCCGCGTCTGCTGGCGCGGGTGGCCAGACAGCGCAACACGGAACTGTTCATCATCGTCGCCATGGCGATCGCCGTCGGCACCGCCGCGCTGTCCGCCGGCCTCGGTCTCTCCCTGGCTCTGGGGGCGTTTCTGGCCGGGCTGGTGATCAGCGAGTCCGACGAGTTCACCCACGAGATCCTGACGCGCGTCCTGCCGCTGCGTGACCTGTTCAGCGCCCTGTTCTTTGTCTCCGTCGGGACACTGATCCGGCCGCGCGATCTCCTGGCCGCTCCCTGGCTTCTGGTGCTGGTTGTGGCGCTCATCCTCGGGGGAAAGTTCGTCCTGCGGCTCCTCACCCTGCGGCTGTTTCGCCTGCCCCTGAACATGGGGGCCCTGGTCAGCGTCCACCTGGCGCAGACCGGCGAGTTCACCTTCGTCATGGCCCAGGTGGCGCTGACGGCCGGCCTGCTGAGTCAGGGGCTCTACCAGGCGGTCCTGGCCGCGTCGCTCGTCTCCATCCTGGTCATCTCGTTCATCTCGGACCTGGCTCATCGGTGGATCGAGGTGCCCACCCCGCGCTTCCCGCCGCCTGGCGAGGCGGAGCGCGAGGCGGGACGTGTGCTGGTGTGCGGATTCGGCCGGGTCGGCGGGACGATCGGGGAGGCGCTGGAGGCGTTTCGCATTCCTTTTACCGTCATCGACCTCAATCCCCAGGTGGTGGAGGCCCTCCGGCAGCGTGGCATTCCCGTGGTCTACGGGGACGCGGCCGGGGAGCCGGTGCTGCGCAGCGCCGGAGCCGAGCGGGCCGTCCTGGCCGTCGTCGCCACGCCGGACTTTGAGCGGACCCGTCTGGCCGTGCGGCGGCTGCGCCAGCTTAACCCCACGGTGCCCATCCTGGCGCGGTCCACCCGTCCGGGTCAGCGCCCGGCGCTGATCGCGGCGGGCGCGAGCGAGGTGATCCAGCCGGAGTTCGAAGCGGCGCAGACGCTGATCCGGCACGGGTTGGAGCAGCTGGGCATCCCCCACGAGCAGATCAAGGAGTACATGGCCGAGCAGCGGGCCGCCGCCGAACTCTCGGCGGGGCGCGCTCCCCAGCTGCCGCTGCATCATCTGCTGGAGGCGACGACGGTGCGGATCGGCCCGGGGTTCTGCGCGGACCGCTCGCTGCGGCAGGCCCGGATCCGCGAGCGGACGGGCGTCACCGTCCTGACCGTCCGCCGCGCGGACGGGGACGAAGTCATTAACCCCGGCCCGGATGTGGTGCTGCGTCCCGGCGACCTGGTGACGATCATCGGCCTGCCGGAGCAGATCACGCTCTTTGAGCGGTTGAACCAGGAGGCGGACTGA